Within the Streptomyces sp. NBC_00353 genome, the region AGCGAAGGCATCGTGCGTGGACGCAGGACCATGAGCGAGCCTTCCAAGGCCGCCACCATGGCAAAGGGGAACCGGTCGACCTCAAGACAGAGCGCGACGTCATCAGGATGGACTCCTTGACGCACCCCCTGCGCCAGTTCGGCGGCGGCGCGCGACTCGGCAGCGCGGCGGAGGAACTCAGCAGCGTCCGTCCCGGCCTCGGTGGTCCTGCGAGCGATGTACTGAGCACACGCCAGATCTTCATCGGCCTGCCCGTCGTCGCCAGTGACCACGAACGTGACACTGTCACTCTTGCGCGTCCGCAAGAGCTGAGCCGTTGCCTCCGCCACCACGAAGCTGGCGCACAGCACCAGGTGCGCCTCCTTGACCGCAAGGGCGCCGACCGTCCCTGCCGTGGTTTTCTGCACAACGGTCCGTCCGCCGACGTCAACGGACCGCAGCAGGCCCGGGGAGTTGACGGTGTCGAACCCGGGCGCGGGCGGACCGTCTTTGAGCGCCACCCAATCCGGGTGGCGAGCCTTGAGCGCCAGGGCTTCGTCCAGCGACTCAGCAAGAACGATCTTTTCCGCCCCCTGGGCAAAGGCCCAGGCAGCCACGGTGAAAGCACGCATGACGTCGACCACGACCGCCACGGACGGGGCTTCGACCAGATCAGCGATACCGAGGAAACGCGTGCCCATTCCGATCATGATCGCGCATGCCCGACCCGAGACACCCGGACAGTGATGCGCATCACGTCGAAGGGCTCGCAATGCAACACCTCCGGCTGCCTGCGTCGCGAACGCGGTCCGCGACGACACGCCCGCTCCATCGCCACACCGGTGACCTGCGCACGGTCTCTGCGGGCACAAGGCGCATCGTCGTCCCCGATGCCCTCATGAACGGCCTGCCACCGCACATCACCGAATGCCTCCGAGGATGCCCCGGCCTTCAGGCCGGGGAGGAATCGGACTCCTGCGGAGCAGGGCAGGGAAAGCCGGATCGCCGCCAGGGCGATCGGGCTTCCGCCCACCGCGACGGTGCGCTTCCCCACCGTGGTCAATTGTTCTCAACTGTCGGTCCTCCCCGATAGGTTGATATGCATGACGACAGCGGCAGAGACGGCAGGTGACGGGCATGCCCGGTACACCTACCGGCTGCGCGTGTCGTCGACCGCAGCCTCCGCGCTTGAAGCGGAATGGGCGCGATGCCGGTGGATCTGGAACGAGTGCGCGGCCAGGTCGAAGAAGGCGCACGCCGACGACGAGAAGTGCGGGCCGGCCCGGCTGGACAAGATGCTGACCGAGGCCCGTACCGCGATGGCGTGGTTGCGCGAGGGCAGCTCGGTGCCGCAGCAGCAGATCATCCGCGACTTCGCGAAGTCCCGCGCCAAGGCGCTGAAGGACATCAAGGCCCGGTTGCCGATGCGGCAGCGCGCCGGGATGCCGAAGTACAAGAAGAAGCACCAGACGGACCCGAGTTTGAACTACACGCAGCGCGGGTTCCGACTCAAGGATGGGCGTCTGCATCTGGCCGGCGGGATCAGCCTGACGGTGGTGTGGTCGCGGGACCTGCCCAAGCCGCCGTCTTCCGTGCGCGTGTACCGCGACAGCCTCGGACACTGGTACGCGTCGTTCGTCGTCGCGACCACCACCGAGCACCTGCCCGCGACGGGCCGTGTGATCGGCATTGACTGGGGCGTGAAGGAAACCGCCACGACGACGTCCGACGCACACGACCTTCCCCACGCGCAGCACGGGAAGAACGCCGCCCAGCGCCTGGCGAAGTACCAGCGGATGATGGCCCGACGCCGCCCAGCGAAGGGGCAGGCCGGATCGAAGGGCTACCGGCACGCGAA harbors:
- a CDS encoding 2-phosphosulfolactate phosphatase translates to MGTRFLGIADLVEAPSVAVVVDVMRAFTVAAWAFAQGAEKIVLAESLDEALALKARHPDWVALKDGPPAPGFDTVNSPGLLRSVDVGGRTVVQKTTAGTVGALAVKEAHLVLCASFVVAEATAQLLRTRKSDSVTFVVTGDDGQADEDLACAQYIARRTTEAGTDAAEFLRRAAESRAAAELAQGVRQGVHPDDVALCLEVDRFPFAMVAALEGSLMVLRPRTMPSLTDKDPVR
- a CDS encoding RNA-guided endonuclease InsQ/TnpB family protein, translated to MTTAAETAGDGHARYTYRLRVSSTAASALEAEWARCRWIWNECAARSKKAHADDEKCGPARLDKMLTEARTAMAWLREGSSVPQQQIIRDFAKSRAKALKDIKARLPMRQRAGMPKYKKKHQTDPSLNYTQRGFRLKDGRLHLAGGISLTVVWSRDLPKPPSSVRVYRDSLGHWYASFVVATTTEHLPATGRVIGIDWGVKETATTTSDAHDLPHAQHGKNAAQRLAKYQRMMARRRPAKGQAGSKGYRHAKRQTAKLHKKVARQRQDTAHKWAKSVVRDHDALAVEDFRPKFLAKSTMARKAADAAIGATKAALIEMARKHGRTVHLVNPAHTTMDCAPCGARAKHRLPLSERTYTCTVCGTVSPRDKNSAHVMLVRAGLNPASADLVSPATC